In the genome of Cryptomeria japonica chromosome 8, Sugi_1.0, whole genome shotgun sequence, one region contains:
- the LOC131857980 gene encoding uncharacterized protein LOC131857980, which produces MLKPKRLPCVQDSKQREPKHKGTSSCSSSAVHLQGKAAIQQHQLFIRVFPPACKRSLLRAGMGADINCYKPHTLSDSLYQKLLPRVSLNWGRMLCRSLQGCLQGKDSARKETEHKNVKQKYVWRMKLSSCWT; this is translated from the exons CGTACAAGATAGTAAACAACGTGAGCCAAAACATAAAGGAACTTCCTCTTGTTCTTCATCAGCTGTACATTTACAAGGGAAAGCTGCCATTCAACAACACCAGCTGTTCATTCGTGTTTTTCCTCCAGCCTGCAAACG GTCTCTCCTTCGAGCAGGAATGGGTGCCGACATAAATTGTTATAAACCTCACACTTTATCAGATAGTTTATATCAAAAGCTTTTACCAAGAGTCTCATTAAATTGGGGAAGAATGCTTTGTAGGAGTTTACAGGGATGCTTGCAAGGAAAAGATTCAGCTAGAAAGGAAACAGAACATAAAAATGTTAAACAAAAATATGTGTGGAGAATGAAATTGAGCTCCTGTTGGACATAA